One genomic segment of Hymenobacter psoromatis includes these proteins:
- a CDS encoding aldo/keto reductase — translation MNHRTLGKTGFSISEISLGTWQVGGKWGEPFSPANADRILDAAVDAGINFIDTADVYGDGDAESEKAVGRLVRRCAGERIYVATKCGRRIQPHTNEAYQPAALRGFVEDSLRNMQLDTLDLVQLHCPPPAVYYRPEIFELFDRLKDEGKIQNLGVSVEKVEEGLKAIEFPNVTTLQVIFNMFRQRPAELLFPEAARRKVGLIVRVPLASGLLTGKFSTQTTFAPDDHRHFNRDGAAFDQGETFSGVDYETGLAAVEELKKVLPGPASLAQSALRWVLMFPEVSCVIPGASRPEQLVSNIQTERMPALTAAQMTAVRAIYDRHIRPQVQQRW, via the coding sequence ATGAACCACCGCACCCTCGGCAAAACCGGCTTTTCCATCTCTGAAATTAGCCTTGGCACCTGGCAGGTGGGCGGCAAGTGGGGCGAGCCCTTTAGCCCCGCTAACGCTGACCGCATTCTGGATGCCGCCGTGGACGCGGGTATCAACTTCATTGATACGGCCGACGTGTACGGCGACGGCGACGCGGAGAGCGAAAAGGCCGTGGGCCGCCTCGTGCGCCGCTGCGCCGGCGAGCGCATCTACGTGGCCACCAAGTGTGGCCGGCGCATTCAGCCCCACACCAACGAGGCCTACCAGCCGGCCGCCCTGCGCGGCTTCGTGGAAGACAGCCTGCGCAACATGCAGCTCGATACCCTCGACCTGGTGCAGCTGCACTGCCCGCCCCCGGCGGTGTACTACCGCCCCGAAATATTTGAGCTGTTTGACCGGCTCAAGGACGAGGGTAAAATTCAGAACCTGGGCGTGAGCGTGGAAAAAGTGGAGGAAGGGCTGAAAGCCATCGAATTCCCGAACGTGACCACCCTGCAAGTGATTTTCAACATGTTCCGGCAGCGACCGGCCGAGCTGCTGTTTCCGGAAGCCGCGCGGCGCAAGGTGGGCCTGATAGTGCGGGTGCCGCTGGCGAGCGGGCTGCTCACAGGCAAGTTTTCAACCCAAACGACCTTCGCGCCCGACGACCACCGCCACTTCAACCGCGACGGGGCGGCCTTCGACCAGGGTGAAACTTTTTCGGGGGTGGACTACGAAACCGGCCTGGCGGCGGTGGAAGAGCTGAAAAAAGTGCTGCCCGGTCCCGCTAGCCTGGCGCAGTCGGCCCTGCGCTGGGTGCTGATGTTCCCGGAGGTGAGCTGCGTTATTCCGGGCGCGTCGCGGCCCGAGCAATTGGTCTCCAACATCCAAACGGAGCGAATGCCGGCCCTGACCGCCGCGCAAAT